In Ooceraea biroi isolate clonal line C1 chromosome 1, Obir_v5.4, whole genome shotgun sequence, the genomic stretch aaaaacattatttcctCGTACTGTGCTCTCTGCACCGTCATAAAATTACCGTTACCTTCGTACGCTTTGGCACAGCCAAGATTCCTGACATGAATTTTCATAAACGCGATGGCTTCGGTtgagttaaatatttatgcgcgCCGGTGGTTACCGGGTCGAGCGTTCCTAACGACGGAGGGGTCGTGCACCTGCATTCCAAATTATCGTATTACGGGCCGAGCTTTATGAAATCTTTCTAATGTGCCTGAGGGAAGCGTATCGGTGGCCACGGTCTAATCATTAAGATTGGAGGTGCTGGCGTACGTACGCGGCACTTGTCCCCTGCATCAAATTTGTTAGTCAGATTAGGCAGGTGACTCGGGATGCgcgctctctccttctctctcgagcACAGAGTGCCGCCAATTTCGGAATCGATATTAAGACTCCGCTGCTACATTGTGCAACGCGTCGActttcgtcgtcgacgacgcaTACAATACGCGGAAAGTAGACTcgcataatatttaatgcttcATCTGACAGCGTGCAATTTATGAGAGTTCAACATGGGATTAAAAGCATACTTTAATtgcatagaaaataattttcagcaATAGAAAAAGAGcggaaaacacattttacaacaaatatgagatacaAGTCAAATTCTTGGGATCGTGTGAGCGAAAGAAAAGGGAAAGGCGTAACACTTGCATTTGATGTCCGCCGATAGATTCGTCGAGATCGAACGAACGGTGCCACGGACGCAGCTGGCGCCGGGAACGTTTCCTACCGAATCGTACCCGCGAGAAAATCTCGATCGCCGATAAGATTCCTGCCGTTACGAAATAGAAACTGCGTGGAACGCATACACTCGACGGCTGCCGCGATGGCGCCATAAATAGTCGACACGTTCCTGGCAGCAGCCCCCGGCTGGAGGGGAGAACAACTTTGCAAGCCCTCAAACCCCGCCGTGCGTGCGTAGCTTCAACAGTGGGGTCTGAATTTTTGGTAGAATGGTCGAGAGCACGAAGGGGGTTGAAGAGAACGATAAAGGGACCGAGAGGAGgcacgagagagaaggagaaaataGCGGCGCGAGAGGAGAAACGCGGAATGGCGGCAGGAAGCGAGAGGAGAAAgatgaagaggaggagaaggaggaggcgGAGAGGGCGATCGAGGGGAAGAGCCAAGCAACCTGCACCCGGCAACAGCCCCCGACCTCGGAAGAACTAATCATTAACCTCCTTTCACCCTCCCCGAATGTTGCCGCGCTCTAACTCGACCACCTTCGCTTCACTTTCACCTGCGCCTCTCTCTCGCCCACCACCCGCCTCCACCTCCTTCACTCTCACTCGTCCTTCTTCCCTCGCTCTTCTCCCTTCCCTTTCCCTTTCTTCCCGAccttccctcttctctctctttctctctctctctctctctcctctccgccACCCACGCGGTGGTGCGTTTATGATTACGATTACACGCACTCTCGCTTTCGCCGCTTTCCCTTCGCGGTCTCGCCTTCGATTTCGCcaccctcctcctcccccgtcCTATCGACCTCCAAACCTCGTCGCTACTTTCGGTCTACCGTAAACGCACGACGGCACAGCGTCGTGACGGTTAAAGTCGAGGGTCTCCTTTTCGGCCGGCGATGATGCACGGCGCGGAGGGAAGGACGGCCGTTATTTGCGACGCTATTTCTTCTTCGTGGGGTGTCGCTCGTCGTTGCGTAATATCCAGAGACAGTAGATACCGTGATCGGGGTCATCCGTTTTCCCGACAAGGGGCGCGGAGGAAACGGAATTCGATTTCTGTCGCCAGAGGTGAGGACGAGTTGAGGTGGTGTATGATCTACAGGCGAAGAAATTTCAAGAACGTCCCGGTTTTACCCCGAACTCGATGAATAATTTACTTCCTCCCTTTCCCAGACGCCTGAACTTTATCTCGATATGAAAAATGCACGACTATCGTgaccaatattttaatacgtgACAGCGGAAAGTCGAACATTCGGAAATATCCGTTTGGAGAACTCGCGGGAGACCGCGCGCGTGGCTTTTAATAAGCTTGTCGTGTGACGCGCTGCACCGTCTAATTTAACCCTTCTTAATCGCGCTTACATATCGAAACGAGAGCCGACAAAAAGGTGTGCCTTCTTAGCGACAATCGTCCACGTAAATAATTCAGTAGCCGGTCGAAAAGGGCGGCTGACGTTCACGCAGGTATCTTTACGGGCAATCGATGTCACGGGAAGTTCGATGTCGAAGGTAGCAGGCCGGCGTACATACGAAATTACTCCATTTTCCAGGACTACGTGGCAATTGGCCTTTATCCGCCGTCGTATCTTGATTTATGCGCCAAGTTCCTAGACGATAGGATCGCGCGCGTGGCGGGGGCCAACATGGCGTACAACGCGCAAACAGTACGCAACGCATAGTGGATGAAACGTACGACGAAAGTTAAGGGATGATCGGGACGAGCGATCGTCGAAAAACGTAGTCGAAGTAAACGCGAGGGTGACAAATTAGCCCACATGTAGGGCAGAATTGGCTGCCGATTGAACCCCCGACCTCTCGTGAATAATATTGGCGCAGAAAACGCGAGAATGATCTTCTCCTATTTGTCCTGCCGACAGGAAGGATCCTCATCCCGCAAACTGGGAGGACCTTGAAGAGAATAACGCGTTTCGTTGCGATGCTTCGTCGCGCGTTAACGCGGCGTTACGGGGCGTTACGCATTTGGGGGAGTGCACCGCGTGTATCTAGACCTTCATACGACGCCCTTACGTCgatcaattttacatttccGGCACTCGAATCCTCCAGATCGATGATACTCGAATGTAGATCATCTCGGTCCTCCTATGAGTCGTGCGGGCTCGCGAAGTACGGCACGGCGACGCGCCCGCGTGCGAAGGTCGAAGTCAGTAGCAGAAGGGTGCGCGGTGGCAGCCGAAAACGCGCGATGAGGGGTGCTGCGGGGGGACGGGGAGGGGCAAGATGCAACGCACATCTATTGATTCTCCTCCGGCGTGAAGGCCCGCGTGGTGCGGCGGGGTTcccggctctctctctctctctctctgtctctccctctttctctctttctctcccgttGCGGCACACGCAatctcgcgtgcgcgcacacacgcgcgcgcgagagagaggacgagTGCGCTCGGTGGATAGATGCAGGGCACAAAGCAGCAGAGAGTCTCGTCCTGCGCTGTCGAAGGCGAGGAgcggagggaggaagagggatgggaagagggagagagaaagagagaaagaaaagggaaaCTGGATCCTGCGAGAGAGGAGACAGCAGCCCCTTcttccgtgcgcgcgcgcgttcgcgcgttcGCGTATGCCGCACTCTCGGCCGCGTTTTCTCGCTCGCTGACGCATAAGAATTAGAATGCCGGGCTACCGGCGGCATTTGCATCGCAACTCGCGTCCACTTTTGCACTTGCAACTTTCTTGGCGATCTTCCACCCGGGGTGGGTAACGATCGTCCTTCCGAACAACGGGTACAGTCACGGCCAAGAAGGAGAGATTGCAAAGGGTAGGTCGAAAAGGGCGAAGGGGCGGAGAAGAGATCTCCTCGAGTTATAACTAGCGGATGTAATTGATCGATGGGGAAAAGAGAATATCAAGACACTCGCGAAGACGCAATATGTCGCTTCCATTTTTCTCATCGCTCCTTTTCATGCTctatagatttttttattaaaaatacaatttcgcCTCTCGATACTTGCAGCAATCCGTAGAAGCTAATATCTAATTCCGAGATACCTTCTTATGAAACCAATTGTAAGATAATAAGCCATAATATCGATACAGACCGCTATAAACAAATTTCAACATCATTACCGGAATTCTCCCTCCTGTTGCCGCGCGGAACGACGATCGTAAGTATATGTCGAGCGGGACTATCTGATTAAGGAACCGATCGATTGCTCGCGAAGCTCGAATATGCATCGACAATGTACTCGGAATCGAACGAACATCAGGAACGCCTGTGTGTTGCTACTTTTATTTACGTAAATGGAAACCAAAGGTCGACGGCCGTGAAGAGTTCTAGGACGGCGCGGTATAGCTGTTTCGACAACCGTTATCGGGATGCAAAGCATGGAAATCGTAGCGCGAAATGACTCAAGACGTGCAAATACATAAACACGATGCGAAGAACTTGAGCCGATACCAATCTGCTGTGTTACCAAACAAGGAACGAATAAGTGGTACAATTCGCAAATCTTAAATCGATATGTACGacataatttgaaataaataatgtagcAGTGAATTGAAcggtttttattttgaaactCGATTTTTCCTATTTCTAGCACACTGTACCTCTTGAATAGACGCTCCGATGGCCTATTTGCTTAAACAAGATgttaaaaatcttttgaaaTTAATGATCAAATTGAGAGAGCTTGCATTTCAAGGTAATCATATTGCAATACAAGTGCGCAACGTTGAACTAATCTTCTCTTCATTTATCATGattctaaaagaaaaattaattctccgcataattgcaattatttatcagCAATGTCAAATTATAGACCTGCAAACATGATCTCTCACAAGTAgggaaataattagaaaactGTTGTCTTCCTTAATTTAAGAATGAATTATTGCGGAGGAATAATTTATGTCCGTCACCGATTGTCGTTCTCGCGATTCCTGTTATTGTCAATGACGCGTGTGTGTCACACGACTTTTGCGACACGTACGAAATTCCACGAAGAAGAATGCGATATCAACACCGCGGAGCAGCCAAAGCAAGGTTCCGAAGCTGCAGAAAAAAAGCATTCACCGGGACAAGCTGAAAGTTTATTTCAACAACTGCGGATTCTTGCAGAAACTGGAGCAACCGCTCGGCGCGCGGAGCGGAAGACACCGCGTTAAATTGAATTAGCGAGAAAACCTGTGCAAGTCTtcgcattctctctctctctctctctctctttcgaaaGCTTATTACGTGCTTATTACGTCGGATTATACGTGCAACGCGGCGGAAACGACCGTCAGCGAGAAACGCTTGCGAAACACACTGTCGAGCGACGTAACATCCACCGAagcgagaaataaataacataccTAAATATTAAACGAATGACAAATTctcttgaataaaaataatccacTGCACCGATCTCGATCATTATTATGCACCTGTCAATGCCAGTGAATCGGCGTTTCGAGGATCCACGAGTATCTCGACGTGAAAACGATCTGCCTGGAAAATCCCGCTCGACATTGCGAGGGAACCGATCACTCTCGTCGAATCCGGCGAACGGCACAACCCGAGAAATCTCTTGGCAACACATGATGACGTACTCACCGGCGATCGGGATGCGCCTCCTCGCGTTCCTTGGATGCTTGTTGCCGCGATGACGATCCTCGCGCGTTTCAACCCTTTCGACGGAGCGGCGCGGCTCGCTGACGGCGCGTGACCGGGCAATACATCGTCGGCGATGCGTCGCCGGCGGTGGTTCCGAGTGTCAGTTCcgggagaagaaagaaagagagaaagagagaggagaacggCAGGAGAGATAGGAGAGAGATAGAGTGGGAGAGTCAGCTGGTCGGCGAGGGGGTTgaggcgcgcgcgagtacgtaatatattatactgtgTGTGACTCGCCGACAAAATAAAGGAGGATAAAGAGAAGAGAGcaggagagagacagagaaagggaCAAGCACCGGCCGGTAAAACTGCCGGATAGGATAACGGGTAACGCTAACGAGCACCACGCGATTTCTCTCGTTCGTACGCTGCCAGCAGCGACGAGGGTGACTGAGCAAGACCGGCAGCGATCGCCCGGCGATTGCGTTTAAGATTGTCGGTCGGTCCGCGGCCCTTCGGCACGCGCCCCGCGCCGGCAGCGAGTTTCAGCCCCGCCGTGCCGATCGCTGGCGCCTCCTCGcggtagcagcagcagcatcgcGCAACCCCCGGCCCCGCAAACTGCGTCATGGGGCGGCGGCGACGCGAGGGGTGCGCCTCGGCGGGTACGCGGCTATGGAGTCGGTCCATACGAAACATTCCAGGCCAGTGACGGAACTGACGATTTGCGATCCCGCTCGAAATCGCGCCTCTCGCTTCCTCTTCCGCGAAAATTGTAACATGTGTCATCgaaatcgtaaaattatatttattatatttatattaattatatttataagggGATGAAATCAAACGACGTTCCGTAGATGTTACTTttgttttaacatttattctaAATTCGATCAAGCGTCCTCGCGACGATGCAAGGGTCGCGCGACGTTCCCAACGTCTCTcaagaaatatacaaaacgCGTTTATAGTTGTTGTTCGCGTCGAGAGCGAGTCTTACGCGCTCGCGTGCACACAGCATCCTGTGCCATAAATAActtgtgtttttttttattatttgactACAGGTCTCGCACAGTCATTAACCAACGACGAGGATATTGCCTTCCATGAACTCGTACTGCGGCACTTCGAGATTAAGCGGCGCCGGTCCTTTCCTGATCCTACCGCTGGCGTCGTAGTGGGAACCATGGCACGGGCAGTAGTAACCGCCGAAATCACCCGCGTTGGCGATGGGTACGCATCCCAGATGCGTGCAAATACCCATGATGACCAGCCACTTGGGATCCTTCACGCGGGCGCTGTCCTCCTGTGGGTCGCGAAGGCTAGTGACGTCCACTTTGGACTCTTTCGCGATCTCCGAATCGGTCCTGCCAATTTTTCGTAGATATTAGTATCGTGGtcaaagttaaattattataataagtcTTTTATATCTTCGCCAGTAAATatgaagtaaaataaaataaaagaaattgttcaaCCCAACTGGCAACGGTTTCATTATGAATTACAaccacaacgtttcgaccattaaattattatatacttgtaaTTGAAGCTAAACATTAAAAGTGTGAGTTGTATCGCTTTTGCACATGAACGAATTAATACGTTCGCCATCACTGCTTGATTTGAAAGCCGTTCATCACATGGATCactttacatatttcttttacttttgaTATGGATAAATTACTtctttttataacaataaaacaaattgttgTCATACATGAGTGACACTGGTTTCTTTCAATAGATCAATGCATTAGATATATGTGATGTGTGTAGCGAACCTATTTAAGTTACGCATCGTAGCGGACAAGATGTCTATAATTATtcagtatatattataatttttaatacaaaaatagaaTCACCTGTGTCGCACGAACAGCGGCTTGCCGCGCCACTTGAAGACGGCACTCTTTCCCTCGGGAATACTGTCAAGCTTCACCTCGATCTTTGACAATGCCAGTACATCAGCGGAGGCACTCAGAATGCCGACGGCCTCGTGCACTATCATCTTCGCAGCATAAACACCACCCACCGAAGCACCTGGTCACAGAACGTTCAAGGTAAATGAAGTCAATTGCCAGGATAATATCAATTGCATTAATCAAATACTGTATACTTGCCAGCAGCGACGAGGTACGTGGCACCTTTGCGAGACGCTGCGCTTTTGCTCGACTGTACAGTCGGATCCTTCACCTCCTCCCTGCGGTAATCTGTGAAGTCGGGCCATTGGACGTCGGTGTGCGCCAGACGCTTTTGATGCACATGAGTAGTCACTGCAACATTAAAAGAGTAAACAACGTAAACCTCACAATCCCTCGATACTCGAGTCACATCAGGGAATCTTTCATGGAAGTACAATACGCCAACGCTATTATTAATCTACTAGATCGTCAACAAGACTACCGTGTCATCTATTTCAGAGCAAGCTACAGACATAAGCTCGATGGGTAGCACAGTGGCCTGCAAGGTGCACGACAATATGCGCAAATCGATTATATAACCACGTGAGCGAATCATCTCGGTATTCACCAGTGAAAACGGAAGCTGGGTGCTCGTCAGCAAGAAGGAAACGGAACCGTCATGTGCGACGGACGCACCTGAGACTCCCGAGCTTATGCACGTAGCTCCGGTAAGAAGGTCCTGATAGATGGTCTGTCCGAGGGTACGTTTGACGGCAGGGAGTACGGCAACCTTCGGCTTGGAAACTTTACCGGTAGCGGCCACGGACGTGCCCCCGTTGGAGACAGCGGTCGCCGTCGCCCGCAGGAACGGCGCCAGCCCCGTCGTCTTCGCGATCACATTCATCTTACAGAAGAATCGCTCGTGAGAGCGAGAACGTAACGAAAGGAATCGTGATGGTGAAACGACACTGAACGACACTGCTGCAGTCTACGCTACTGCACCGCAGCGGGCCGCTGTGATCGCTGGCATATGATCGCTGCGAAGTGGCTGTCTGATGGTAAGCCGACTTGGCGGCGTTTTTGAAGTTGCCGAGTCTGTCTTTCTCCTTGttggaaatatatattacttctGCAGTTCTGCATCTTCATGTGAAATACAGTATTGTAATATGAAACATGTTACACTCTAAGGAATAGAATAATTGATAGTTTGCTAAATGACATCTGCTTTGACTGActaataaaatgcatttctCATCCAGGACttgaggagagagagagagagagccgagagagagagaagcaagaCCGTCAAAGGTAGAGGAGAACCGTCCAAGACGTTCACACATTTAACAGCAGCAGATAACCGCTTTCAGTTTCCACCGCCAGCGTGCTCGCCGGTCGCTGCCGCACGTTGATACCATCTGCATCATACGCGTCTGAACGAACGCACGTGCTGCACGCAGGAACCGCCGGGAGGAGCGGCAAAGGTGGCTCGAGGGTGACGACGAGCGAGGTAgtggaacgcgcgcgcgacaatcCCGTGCCGTCGTGCGGGCGACGGGGGACACGATCGCCGGCGAGTGATTCACGGCGTGATCTAGGATGTAACTGCTTGCAGGCGGTTCCCTGGACGGCGACGAAGTTCTGTAACGCGGCGCGCCACGAATTCAGTTTCCCCCGTCTTTCTTCTGGAGCAccgacgaggaagaggaagtcGCGGTGGAAAGCGAGGACGGCGGTCATGGCGGTCGCGGCGAACACCTTCGACGCCTGGCTCAGCAAGAAGCTACAGGCGCTCAACACGGACGAGGGCGTCTTCGGCACGTACATCCGCGGCATCCTCGAGGGCGACGAGACCGAGGACGAGAAGACGGAGGCGCTCGAGAGCATACTCATGGGCATAACGGTGAGGGAATGCGGTGCTCCCCGCGTGCTCCGCGAACCGAAGGttagaacgcgcgcgcgtggcgcgAGTGTCATCAGCCGGTCGAAAATAGACGCGAGGTCTGCTGCGAAAGTACGCGCCCCCGCGCGCGCCGCCCCTTCCTGGACGATCCTCGTGCGCGCACGTGTTTCTTGACGTGACGACTGTCGTTTGTCCTGTTCAGGAAGGTAGATAACGTCCTTGGAAAGACGAGAGATTTCCATAAAACCTGTCACAGGATACATTGATATTGTTGAGATCCAGAGTTCAGTTTTGGTAGTTTATTGAATCGACAACGCGCCTCCAAGTGCTCCGAAAATCTTTCCTGCATCTCCTCTTCTCCTTGCATCTTGCATAAAGGATCTTGTAACGGAGAATCTGATGTGTTGTGTTGCAGGAGGATAACATTAGCAAACACGTGACGGAGATCCTGAGTGCATGGGCAGAATGGTTGCCAGCGGAAGAGGTAGCTGCGGCGACTGTGCCGACGGAGGACGTCGACGTCAGGCTGGCACGGATGCTGGAGTCGCAGACTCTGCCGACTACGACACAGAGAAGTTAcacggaggaagagagacggatACGGGAGGCTATACTGGCACAGTACAGCCAGATGTCCGACGAGGACAACAGCGAAGGCGATGGGGAAGAGGATGGAGCCAGTGGCGGAGATTGTGGAATTGAGAAGAATCTGAATGCAGCGACTATCGTACAacaggaaagagaaaagagagaaaaggctAAACTTGAGAGtcaaaaaaagaaggagaaggacAAAGAGGACAGGTAAGAATTATGTCAGATAATAATCTcaggattaaaaataataatgcatgttGTCTCGTTAGATATGttgatttgtaatttttcctgCGTTTTTtcagagagaaacagaaacaactaaaggaagaaaagaaagagaaaagaaagacgcaaaagggagagagacgaAGGTAGCATCGAAACAAATGGAATCCAAGTTTTACCTCAAGATTACAAAATATCGAATACATATATACTGTCGTATTTATGTATGTCTGTCTCTATATTGTCATGCATGCAACGATCTTCGACAGTTATTTAAACCAGTCATCAATCCTATATTTTCATTAGGATATGTGTGTAGTGTTTGTGTTAGAAGGAGGATCTGTACGCTCAACGCGAATGCTTATATCACAAGAGAACGGTATCTACGCGATATTAATCCTGTATCATCCTGTGCCTTCTATCTCTCTAAAACATTTACCCTTTTATTGAAAgactttttaatgaattatcctttttttacgtttttcttATCGTTGTCTTCGCAATCTGTATTCAGAACTTCTATCTATACTATATTGTTTGATcctgttatattattgtattaacattacaataattcgCGTTTGCTCGATAAATAACAGTTCTGAGTATTGATCAAACTTTTACTTATTAATAtgcttaatattaattgcgttattatataaatcttattatataaatataaatcatgtatttaatacaaatatgttaaataaactatttaaATCTCTCAGACATCAGGTGTATGATATTTAATGTCACActattcaaaaattataagaaaaaagaatttcctctatattagaataaataaattatataaaaatattagattaataattgattaataaataataatactataattatataataattatatataaatattaaattaataaaaatattagaataaataaattaatcacaTAGACATAGAGTGATGaaagcaaatataatttttatacacgTATTCCTTGTAGAATTcatcaattttgattttaaatatatagcaTTTAATTTAGGCAATCGTAAAATccaataaaaatacatgaaataataattacatttatattaattatttatctgatAATAAATTGAGAATGCGACAATCATACTATGCGCGTTATCTTCAATAACGAAAATGTGCACATTCTCCCAACAAAATCcagcaattattaattaaaaaatattgcattaagTTTAAAGAATCATAAAACACGTTAAAAGTATatggaatatttattacatttagttttatttgCAACGTACAGAGTGACAGTGAGAAAGGTTACGTTCGTACTATGCGAATCGGCACGACTGAGCTCACCGAGCTGtcgaaaatctcgaaaattaaAGTATCAGGAGCAGGGCAGCATACTAGGCGAAGAAGAGGTTCTATCTTCATCGGTAATGCCGGTAAAACATGCTTTTCTACTGTCGGTACACTTACGTAATATGTCGGTAAAATGTAGAGTTACCGACGGTTCAATATTGAGATTCGTGTCACCTCTTTGCCTGGTATGTTGCCCTGTTCCTGATACTttaattttcgagattttcgaCAGCTCAGTTATGCTGATTCGCATAGTACAAATGTAACTTTCTCTCATTATTACTTGActgcattaataattaaaattaataatagatattgtatgcatttttaatagattttatgaCTGTTGaaacttaatattat encodes the following:
- the LOC105278496 gene encoding coiled-coil domain-containing protein 43, giving the protein MAVAANTFDAWLSKKLQALNTDEGVFGTYIRGILEGDETEDEKTEALESILMGITEDNISKHVTEILSAWAEWLPAEEVAAATVPTEDVDVRLARMLESQTLPTTTQRSYTEEERRIREAILAQYSQMSDEDNSEGDGEEDGASGGDCGIEKNLNAATIVQQEREKREKAKLESQKKKEKDKEDREKQKQLKEEKKEKRKTQKGERRR
- the LOC105278497 gene encoding cytochrome b-c1 complex subunit Rieske, mitochondrial isoform X2; protein product: MNVIAKTTGLAPFLRATATAVSNGGTSVAATVTTHVHQKRLAHTDVQWPDFTDYRREEVKDPTVQSSKSAASRKGATYLVAAGASVGGVYAAKMIVHEAVGILSASADVLALSKIEVKLDSIPEGKSAVFKWRGKPLFVRHRTDSEIAKESKVDVTSLRDPQEDSARVKDPKWLVIMGICTHLGCVPIANAGDFGGYYCPCHGSHYDASGRIRKGPAPLNLEVPQYEFMEGNILVVG
- the LOC105278497 gene encoding cytochrome b-c1 complex subunit Rieske, mitochondrial isoform X1, yielding MNVIAKTTGLAPFLRATATAVSNGGTSVAATGKVSKPKVAVLPAVKRTLGQTIYQDLLTGATCISSGVSVTTHVHQKRLAHTDVQWPDFTDYRREEVKDPTVQSSKSAASRKGATYLVAAGASVGGVYAAKMIVHEAVGILSASADVLALSKIEVKLDSIPEGKSAVFKWRGKPLFVRHRTDSEIAKESKVDVTSLRDPQEDSARVKDPKWLVIMGICTHLGCVPIANAGDFGGYYCPCHGSHYDASGRIRKGPAPLNLEVPQYEFMEGNILVVG